One Argonema galeatum A003/A1 DNA segment encodes these proteins:
- a CDS encoding ATP-binding protein, with product MILNLSAMPSKSITHPSAKTSSKIPLRTVLVVPFIVQIFAAVGLTGYLSLRNGQKAVNELAGKLQTEVSDRIDQHLDSYAAATRYLTQINGEQIDMGLLNPQDADRLVQFFYKQVKTYNVGYILYGSKKGDFIASGYYREATIPNHGNPDISLVLPNRYRNPDLYNYATNAQGKPIQLFEITKKYQYQKEGWYAKGVETGKPGWSEIYQWETNGYPLSIATSRPIYGAFGKLIGSVGVEQRLSQISDFLREIKVSQHSKTFILERNNFLVASSSDVPVFTVTNGKPQRLRGFESKDTLIQATSQYLIKHYRDLKTIQNSQQIEFMLKGQRQFVQVTPWQDEWGLDWLVVIAMPESDFMAQINANTFNTILLCLGALGLATVLGIYTSRWIARPIWRLSQASEAIAQGEIDQNVEASEVKELGILAQSFNRMAQQLRDSFTALEKTNQELELRVEERTAELKYAKEFADSANKAKSEFLANMSHELRTPLNGILGYTQILQRTEPMTEKGRKGIGIIHQCGSHLLMLINDILDLSKIEARKMELNKSAFHFPSFLQGIAEMCRIRAEQKGISFIYQPDGDLPTGIQADEKRLRQVLINLLGNAVKFTDKGSVTLRVKATSKVQGLYCTLPQQESLPYSTMWQIRFIIEDTGVGMKPEQLDKIFLPFEQVGDAKKQAEGTGLGLAITQKIVSLMGSALEVQSEFGKSSTFWFDVELPEAQNWADSSRTVQHGTIVGYQGPMRKILAIDDRWENRSVLVSLLEPIGFEVIEATNGEEGLDKAAMIHPDLIITDLVMPVMDGFEMLRRLRRLSEFKDTPAIASSASVFEADQFKSVDAGANEFLPKPLDAENLFLLIQKYLELKWLYDTNIEHPDTKPNAGEDIEPDAIARPSADILQHLNQLAQMGDLDGIVELAEQLKQADPKLVPFAQKLSELAESCELNSLTTFIKEFLPNS from the coding sequence ATGATTCTCAATCTCAGTGCCATGCCTTCTAAGTCCATAACCCATCCGTCTGCCAAAACCTCCAGTAAAATTCCTCTCCGCACTGTTCTGGTTGTTCCATTCATCGTACAAATTTTTGCGGCTGTGGGACTGACCGGATACCTATCGCTGCGGAACGGACAAAAAGCGGTGAACGAACTTGCAGGTAAATTGCAAACTGAAGTCAGCGATCGAATCGACCAACACCTCGATAGCTATGCAGCGGCTACTCGCTATCTCACTCAAATTAACGGCGAACAAATTGACATGGGATTGCTCAATCCGCAAGATGCCGATCGACTGGTTCAATTCTTCTACAAACAAGTAAAAACTTACAACGTCGGTTATATCCTTTACGGATCTAAAAAGGGAGATTTTATTGCATCAGGCTACTATCGCGAAGCGACAATTCCCAACCACGGCAACCCGGACATCAGTCTTGTTTTACCCAATCGCTATAGAAATCCCGATCTGTACAATTATGCAACCAACGCGCAAGGTAAGCCAATCCAACTATTTGAAATAACAAAAAAATATCAATATCAGAAAGAAGGGTGGTATGCCAAAGGAGTTGAAACCGGAAAGCCGGGATGGAGCGAAATTTATCAGTGGGAAACCAATGGTTATCCGCTCTCGATCGCCACTAGCCGACCCATTTATGGCGCATTCGGTAAGCTAATCGGTAGTGTCGGTGTTGAACAGCGACTTTCCCAAATTAGTGACTTTCTTCGAGAAATTAAAGTTAGCCAACATAGTAAAACTTTTATCCTAGAACGCAATAATTTTTTAGTCGCCAGTTCCAGCGATGTTCCGGTATTTACAGTTACGAATGGGAAGCCACAGCGATTGAGGGGTTTTGAAAGTAAGGACACTTTAATTCAAGCTACATCTCAATATCTAATTAAACATTACCGCGATCTCAAAACTATCCAAAATAGCCAGCAGATAGAGTTCATGCTGAAGGGTCAACGCCAGTTTGTACAGGTCACACCTTGGCAAGATGAATGGGGACTCGATTGGTTGGTTGTCATCGCCATGCCCGAATCAGACTTCATGGCGCAAATTAATGCTAATACATTCAACACTATTTTGTTATGCTTAGGTGCATTGGGTCTGGCAACCGTTTTGGGTATCTATACCTCACGCTGGATTGCCAGACCAATTTGGCGGCTGAGTCAGGCATCAGAAGCGATCGCACAGGGAGAAATCGACCAAAATGTCGAAGCCTCCGAAGTCAAAGAACTGGGTATCCTTGCCCAATCATTCAACCGCATGGCACAGCAATTACGGGACTCCTTCACCGCTTTAGAAAAAACAAATCAAGAACTCGAACTTCGAGTAGAAGAACGCACCGCCGAACTTAAATACGCCAAAGAATTCGCTGACAGCGCTAACAAAGCCAAGAGTGAATTCCTAGCCAACATGAGCCATGAGTTACGCACACCACTCAACGGCATTCTCGGTTATACCCAAATTCTTCAACGCACTGAACCGATGACAGAAAAGGGGCGCAAAGGTATCGGCATTATCCATCAATGCGGCTCTCACTTGTTGATGCTGATCAACGATATCCTCGACCTGTCCAAAATTGAAGCCCGGAAAATGGAACTCAACAAGAGTGCTTTTCATTTTCCGTCCTTTCTGCAAGGCATTGCCGAAATGTGTAGAATTCGTGCCGAGCAAAAAGGAATTAGCTTCATTTACCAACCCGATGGAGATTTACCAACAGGCATTCAAGCTGATGAAAAACGTCTGCGCCAAGTATTGATCAATCTGCTGGGAAATGCTGTCAAATTCACCGATAAAGGCAGCGTGACACTTCGGGTCAAAGCGACATCAAAAGTACAAGGGCTATATTGTACTTTACCCCAACAGGAGTCGTTGCCTTATAGCACTATGTGGCAAATTCGCTTCATAATTGAAGATACCGGAGTTGGGATGAAACCGGAGCAGTTAGATAAAATATTCCTGCCGTTTGAACAAGTTGGAGATGCTAAGAAACAAGCAGAAGGAACGGGGTTGGGATTGGCAATTACTCAAAAAATTGTCTCACTTATGGGGAGTGCGCTGGAGGTGCAAAGCGAATTTGGCAAAAGCAGCACCTTCTGGTTTGATGTAGAATTGCCAGAAGCCCAAAACTGGGCAGACTCCTCCAGAACAGTCCAGCATGGTACGATCGTCGGCTATCAAGGGCCAATGCGTAAAATTCTGGCGATCGACGATCGTTGGGAAAATCGCTCTGTCTTGGTAAGTTTGCTCGAACCGATCGGCTTTGAGGTGATTGAAGCTACTAACGGTGAGGAAGGGCTAGACAAAGCCGCGATGATTCATCCCGATCTGATTATCACCGATTTGGTAATGCCTGTGATGGATGGCTTTGAAATGCTCAGACGGTTACGACGGTTATCAGAGTTTAAAGATACTCCTGCGATCGCATCTTCTGCAAGTGTCTTTGAAGCCGATCAGTTCAAAAGCGTTGATGCTGGTGCGAATGAGTTCTTACCAAAACCGCTTGATGCAGAAAACCTATTTCTATTAATCCAAAAATACCTCGAACTAAAATGGCTTTATGACACCAATATCGAACATCCAGATACAAAACCTAACGCTGGTGAAGATATAGAGCCTGACGCGATCGCACGTCCTTCAGCAGACATCTTGCAGCACCTCAACCAACTAGCCCAAATGGGAGATTTGGATGGAATTGTAGAGTTAGCCGAGCAACTCAAACAAGCCGATCCTAAACTTGTACCTTTTGCTCAAAAGCTTTCAGAACTTGCTGAAAGCTGCGAACTAAACTCACTAACAACTTTTATCAAAGAGTTCCTCCCCAACTCCTAA
- a CDS encoding MotA/TolQ/ExbB proton channel family protein — protein sequence MWPLLVLSILSLSAILERLWFWTRILTRERDIVNRVLDAANQDWGTATEIARRSTNKPIGRFLYAPLRLSQPEPEVFRLALETAAEEELGDMRRGDKILEAVIALAPLLGLFGTVWGLIVSLRDLRISDIGTTAASQATLGIGQALIATASGLVVAIFSLAFYRLFQVFLFNQIKIFRKSGNELELLYRQFWSQSQAEYRRYAIDNNSVTPDLPKARVDNSNDLPKSKVDNSNDLPKARVDSSNDLPKPKLDRSNSVENPD from the coding sequence ATGTGGCCGTTGTTGGTACTGTCGATCCTGTCGCTGAGTGCGATCCTAGAACGTTTGTGGTTTTGGACAAGAATCTTGACTAGGGAAAGAGATATTGTCAACCGCGTGCTGGATGCTGCCAATCAAGATTGGGGAACTGCTACAGAAATTGCCAGACGATCGACCAATAAGCCCATCGGGCGGTTTCTTTATGCCCCCTTGCGGCTATCCCAACCCGAACCGGAAGTGTTTCGACTGGCCCTAGAAACGGCGGCAGAAGAAGAATTGGGTGATATGCGGCGGGGCGACAAAATCTTAGAAGCGGTGATTGCCCTCGCACCGCTACTGGGACTTTTTGGTACGGTTTGGGGTTTAATTGTCTCCCTGCGCGATCTTCGCATTAGCGATATAGGAACGACGGCAGCGTCTCAGGCAACATTGGGAATTGGTCAAGCGTTGATCGCTACAGCCAGCGGACTTGTGGTAGCGATTTTCAGTCTGGCATTCTACCGCTTGTTTCAAGTTTTCTTATTCAACCAAATCAAAATTTTTCGCAAGTCAGGGAATGAATTGGAGTTGCTTTACCGGCAGTTTTGGTCGCAATCACAAGCTGAGTATAGGCGTTATGCGATCGACAACAACAGCGTCACTCCCGATCTACCAAAAGCAAGAGTAGACAATTCTAACGATCTACCAAAATCAAAAGTAGACAATTCTAACGATCTACCAAAAGCAAGAGTAGACAGTTCTAACGATCTACCAAAACCAAAATTAGACAGATCTAATTCTGTTGAAAATCCCGATTAG
- a CDS encoding ExbD/TolR family protein, with protein MKINLDSPPEEIRIEIIPLIDVIFCILTFFILAALQFTRQQAISVDLPKASSSTTTSQTRQMLIVSINPFNQIYVENQLVIPEELEQKLREYRQQNPDGMMVLYASKTAFYNDVVQVLDKMRLVGGDRVALATLPDTPAQVPSSDSSVPSTTPGLTPYSPGINPPSTVTPGLTPYPGTNPLNPYNPSNPYATPNPGLNPTLPNGVLTPTVPPSSGVPEPPGTAPTPGTSATPGRSRTP; from the coding sequence ATGAAGATTAACCTGGATTCCCCACCTGAAGAGATTCGGATTGAGATCATCCCCCTGATTGATGTCATTTTTTGTATCCTGACGTTTTTTATCCTGGCTGCTTTGCAATTCACTCGTCAGCAGGCGATTAGCGTTGATTTGCCCAAAGCCAGCAGCAGCACTACGACGTCGCAGACGCGCCAGATGTTAATTGTCAGCATCAATCCTTTTAATCAAATCTATGTAGAAAATCAACTGGTGATACCAGAGGAACTAGAACAAAAATTGCGGGAATATCGCCAGCAGAATCCCGATGGAATGATGGTTCTGTATGCTTCCAAGACGGCTTTTTACAACGATGTCGTGCAAGTTTTGGATAAGATGCGGCTGGTGGGAGGCGATCGCGTCGCTTTGGCAACCCTGCCCGATACGCCTGCACAAGTCCCCTCTTCCGATTCTTCGGTGCCCTCTACCACCCCTGGATTGACGCCCTATTCCCCCGGTATTAATCCCCCCTCTACGGTTACTCCAGGCTTGACACCCTACCCCGGCACAAATCCCCTCAATCCTTATAATCCCTCTAATCCTTATGCCACGCCCAACCCAGGGCTCAACCCCACTCTTCCCAATGGGGTGTTGACACCCACTGTACCGCCTTCTAGTGGCGTTCCCGAACCACCGGGTACAGCACCTACTCCTGGAACCTCAGCTACTCCCGGAAGGTCTAGAACTCCTTAG
- a CDS encoding phage holin family protein encodes MDFVDILITWLVTASSLLILTKLPLGIEIDNPGLAYISAAVLGIVNTFINFFVLTIPNFFTFGIYGFLVKILTLGLFSFVINVIALTVAARLVTGFRLEKGIVSAVFVAIALSLISSLITTLVVGQPAAIA; translated from the coding sequence ATGGATTTCGTTGATATTTTGATTACTTGGCTGGTTACGGCTTCTAGTTTGCTGATTCTTACGAAGCTACCATTGGGAATTGAAATTGATAATCCAGGGCTAGCTTACATTTCGGCAGCAGTGTTGGGTATCGTAAATACTTTTATCAACTTCTTTGTTTTGACGATACCAAATTTCTTCACATTTGGCATCTACGGATTTTTAGTGAAGATTCTGACATTGGGTTTGTTTTCATTTGTTATCAATGTCATAGCCTTGACTGTAGCCGCTAGATTAGTGACCGGCTTTCGTTTGGAAAAAGGGATTGTGAGTGCTGTGTTCGTAGCGATCGCACTTTCCTTGATTAGCAGTTTGATTACAACTTTGGTAGTTGGACAGCCAGCAGCAATTGCTTAA
- a CDS encoding aspartate kinase: MALIVQKYGGTSVGSIDRITAVAQRVLKTAQAGNSVVVVVSAMGKTTDGLVKLAYEISSSPSRREMDMLLSTGEQVSIALLSMALQELGQPAISLTGAQVGIVTEAEHSRARILRIETDRIDRHLDQGKVVVVAGFQGISSTEELEITTLGRGGSDTSAVALAAALGASCCEIYTDVPGIFTADPRIVPDAQLMSEITCDEMLELASLGAKVLHPRSVEIARNYGVPLVVRSSWSDDPGTWVVSQISQKRALSDLELVRPVDAVEFDTDQAKVALLRVPDRPGVAARLFGEIASQKLDVDLIIQSIHESNTNDIAFTVSIGVLRKAEAVTSAIAPVLRGNSPKLDEAEVIVDGQIAKVSIAGAGMIGRPGVAAQMFATLSSAGINIQMISTSEVKVSCVIDASDCDRAIAILCSAFDVNSSPVQSLLPHSSTPPLPHSPTPHSPVRGVALDLKQARIALRHVPDRPGTAARLFQQLAKQNISVDTIIQSQRCRIVNGTPRRDIAFTVVRGDAEAAKKTLEEVVSEWGCGEIVVDNAIAKVSAVGIGMEGQPGVAARLFEALAKHQINIQMIATSEIKISCVVAEEQGITALQAIHAAFNLAGTQKIQVPA, encoded by the coding sequence ATGGCACTCATTGTCCAAAAATACGGTGGTACTTCGGTTGGATCGATCGATCGCATCACCGCAGTAGCCCAGCGGGTCTTGAAAACAGCCCAAGCTGGCAATTCTGTTGTGGTGGTGGTTTCTGCGATGGGCAAAACTACCGACGGTTTAGTTAAATTAGCTTACGAAATCTCCAGCTCGCCAAGTCGCCGCGAGATGGATATGCTGCTTTCTACCGGCGAACAAGTATCGATCGCTCTCCTCAGTATGGCTTTACAGGAGTTGGGGCAACCGGCGATTTCTCTTACTGGTGCCCAAGTTGGCATCGTCACGGAAGCGGAACACAGCCGCGCCCGCATCCTGCGAATTGAGACCGATCGCATCGATCGCCACCTCGATCAAGGCAAAGTAGTTGTGGTAGCTGGATTCCAAGGCATCTCCAGTACTGAGGAATTGGAAATTACTACCCTGGGTCGCGGCGGTTCCGACACTTCAGCCGTAGCCTTGGCGGCAGCTTTAGGCGCTAGTTGTTGCGAAATTTACACGGATGTACCGGGTATTTTCACAGCAGACCCCCGCATTGTCCCAGATGCCCAGCTAATGTCGGAAATCACCTGTGACGAAATGCTGGAATTAGCCAGTTTGGGCGCTAAAGTGCTGCATCCGCGATCGGTGGAAATTGCCCGCAACTACGGCGTGCCTTTAGTGGTGCGTTCCAGCTGGAGTGACGATCCCGGCACCTGGGTAGTCTCGCAAATAAGCCAAAAACGAGCTTTGTCAGATTTAGAACTCGTCCGCCCGGTGGATGCGGTGGAATTTGATACAGATCAAGCTAAGGTGGCGCTGCTGCGGGTGCCCGATCGTCCGGGAGTTGCGGCGCGGTTGTTTGGGGAAATTGCCTCTCAAAAATTGGATGTTGACTTGATCATTCAGTCAATTCACGAAAGCAATACTAACGATATTGCCTTTACTGTAAGCATTGGCGTCCTCAGAAAAGCCGAAGCAGTGACATCTGCGATCGCACCTGTCCTCCGTGGTAACAGCCCAAAACTAGACGAAGCGGAAGTAATTGTAGATGGGCAAATTGCCAAAGTCAGTATCGCCGGTGCGGGTATGATCGGGCGTCCCGGCGTTGCAGCGCAAATGTTTGCCACTCTATCCAGTGCTGGTATCAACATTCAAATGATTTCCACCTCGGAAGTGAAAGTCAGCTGCGTTATTGATGCCTCAGATTGCGATCGGGCTATTGCCATCCTTTGTTCCGCCTTCGATGTCAACAGTTCCCCAGTTCAGTCCCTACTCCCCCACTCCTCCACTCCCCCACTCCCCCACTCCCCCACTCCCCACTCTCCAGTGCGAGGCGTCGCCCTGGATCTCAAGCAGGCGCGTATAGCATTACGTCATGTGCCCGATCGTCCCGGCACAGCAGCGCGGTTATTCCAACAACTAGCTAAGCAAAATATTAGCGTCGATACAATCATCCAGTCTCAGCGCTGTCGCATCGTCAATGGTACACCCAGGCGGGATATTGCTTTTACCGTAGTGCGAGGTGACGCTGAGGCGGCAAAGAAAACTCTGGAGGAAGTAGTCTCAGAATGGGGATGCGGCGAGATTGTAGTTGATAATGCGATCGCCAAAGTCAGCGCCGTTGGCATCGGCATGGAGGGGCAACCCGGCGTTGCAGCGCGTCTGTTTGAGGCACTGGCAAAACACCAAATCAATATTCAAATGATTGCCACCTCAGAAATCAAAATTAGCTGCGTTGTGGCAGAAGAACAAGGCATTACCGCCTTGCAAGCAATCCACGCCGCCTTTAATCTGGCCGGTACTCAGAAAATCCAAGTTCCGGCTTAA
- a CDS encoding RNA-guided endonuclease InsQ/TnpB family protein, whose translation MITYEFKIKGKEPQYRAIDEAIRTSQFIRNKCLRFWIDNKGVNKYNLSAYCAVLAKEFPFANELNSTARQASAERCWAGITRFFDNCKKKIAGKKGFPRFKKNQRSVEYKKSGWKLTEDRKRITFTDKKWIGSFKLIGTYDLHFYQVEQIQRVRLVKRADGYYCQFGIQAENTQEVEPTGKSIGLDVGLNHFYTDSSGAKIDNPRYLRKSERRLKRLQRQVSKKVKGSNNRKKAINRLGRKHLRVSRQRKDFVVKLARCVVISNDIVAFEDLKVRNMVKNHHLAKSISDAAWSQFREWIQYFALKFGKVAVAVPPHFTSQNCSGCGQIVKKSLSIRTHACKCGVILDRDENAAINILIKALKLLGYISNTVGHTEINACGEMLLYLNLETAFKQERSVKQESPSL comes from the coding sequence ATGATAACCTACGAGTTCAAAATCAAAGGGAAAGAGCCGCAATATCGCGCTATCGATGAAGCAATCCGCACATCACAATTTATCAGAAATAAATGCCTACGTTTCTGGATAGACAACAAAGGCGTAAACAAATACAACCTGAGCGCCTACTGTGCGGTACTGGCCAAAGAATTTCCCTTTGCTAACGAACTCAACTCGACGGCTAGACAAGCCTCCGCAGAACGTTGTTGGGCTGGAATTACAAGGTTTTTCGATAACTGCAAGAAGAAAATAGCAGGCAAAAAAGGCTTCCCCCGATTCAAGAAAAACCAACGGTCTGTAGAGTATAAAAAGTCGGGATGGAAACTTACGGAAGATAGGAAAAGGATAACCTTTACTGACAAGAAATGGATTGGTTCGTTCAAACTAATCGGCACTTACGACTTGCATTTTTATCAAGTCGAACAAATTCAACGGGTAAGATTAGTCAAAAGAGCCGATGGTTATTATTGTCAGTTTGGCATTCAAGCCGAAAATACTCAGGAGGTAGAACCCACAGGTAAATCTATCGGTTTAGATGTAGGATTAAACCATTTCTATACCGACAGCAGCGGGGCTAAAATAGACAACCCTCGCTACTTGAGGAAATCCGAACGAAGATTGAAGAGGTTGCAGCGTCAAGTCTCTAAAAAGGTTAAAGGCTCTAACAATAGGAAGAAAGCTATTAACCGTTTAGGTAGAAAACACTTGAGGGTTTCTCGCCAACGCAAAGACTTTGTTGTGAAATTAGCAAGGTGCGTGGTGATATCTAACGATATCGTGGCGTTTGAAGACCTGAAAGTGCGAAACATGGTAAAAAATCATCATTTAGCCAAGTCCATTAGCGATGCTGCCTGGTCGCAATTCAGGGAATGGATACAGTATTTTGCGCTGAAATTTGGTAAAGTTGCTGTTGCTGTTCCCCCTCACTTCACCAGCCAGAATTGTTCAGGTTGTGGGCAGATAGTCAAAAAATCCCTGTCTATTCGTACTCACGCTTGTAAATGCGGAGTTATTTTAGATAGGGATGAGAATGCCGCTATCAATATTTTGATTAAGGCATTAAAGTTGCTTGGCTATATCTCAAATACGGTAGGGCATACCGAAATCAACGCTTGTGGAGAGATGCTCCTCTACTTAAATCTGGAAACGGCTTTTAAGCAAGAGCGCTCGGTGAAGCAAGAATCCCCGTCCCTTTAG
- a CDS encoding sensor histidine kinase, with protein sequence MNDRSTGFILIVDDNATNLSVLSQALKQVGLKVRMAMDGATAINIAQQQSPELILLDIQMPGMDGFETCTCLKANPLTQVIPVIFMTAMADADSKVKGLSLGAVDYITKPFEQEEVIARVNVHLQLRHLTKTLQERNAQLKQGNEALEQRVAERTAQLSQAFQDLQQFQLQLVQNEKMSALGQLVAGVAHELNNPIGCIASNLAPAFEYVTNLTKAIEFYQQFYPEATSKLEEKLGDLDLEFSLSDLPKLLNSMKLSADRIKDISIALRNFSRFDARTKVRVNLHDGLDSTLTILRHRLKAAGSRPEIEVIEDYGGLLEIECYPGLLNQVFMNILANAIDALEESLTAKPQIRIQTALVDGYAVIRIADNGIGMSAEVQQKAFNELFTTKAFGRGTGLGLSIGRQIVEEKHKGRISFTSEVGQGTEFAIALPID encoded by the coding sequence ATGAATGACCGATCGACTGGATTTATTTTGATTGTAGACGATAACGCAACTAACCTATCCGTATTGTCTCAGGCGCTCAAACAGGTTGGTTTGAAAGTTCGGATGGCGATGGATGGAGCAACTGCTATCAACATTGCTCAGCAGCAGTCTCCAGAATTGATTTTGCTGGATATACAAATGCCTGGTATGGATGGCTTTGAAACTTGTACTTGTTTGAAAGCCAATCCATTAACTCAAGTTATTCCAGTCATCTTCATGACGGCGATGGCAGATGCCGACAGTAAGGTAAAGGGACTATCCTTGGGTGCAGTAGACTACATCACTAAACCCTTTGAACAAGAGGAAGTTATCGCCAGAGTCAACGTTCATTTGCAACTGCGACACCTTACTAAAACGCTACAAGAAAGGAACGCGCAACTAAAGCAGGGGAATGAGGCACTCGAACAGCGCGTAGCAGAAAGAACCGCTCAACTCTCCCAAGCTTTTCAAGATTTACAACAATTCCAACTCCAACTGGTTCAGAATGAGAAAATGTCAGCCTTGGGGCAATTGGTTGCTGGGGTCGCTCACGAACTGAATAATCCGATCGGATGTATTGCTAGTAACCTCGCTCCAGCGTTTGAGTACGTAACTAACCTCACGAAAGCAATTGAATTTTATCAGCAGTTCTATCCCGAAGCCACCTCAAAACTAGAGGAAAAGCTGGGAGATCTCGATCTTGAGTTTTCGTTGTCAGATTTGCCAAAGCTGCTAAACTCAATGAAGTTGAGCGCCGATCGAATCAAGGACATCTCGATTGCTTTGCGAAATTTTTCGCGTTTTGATGCAAGAACCAAAGTGCGGGTCAATCTGCACGACGGATTGGACAGTACCCTAACCATTTTGCGTCATCGTTTGAAAGCTGCGGGTTCGCGCCCTGAAATTGAAGTCATTGAGGACTATGGCGGACTGCTTGAGATAGAGTGTTATCCAGGGCTGCTCAACCAAGTGTTCATGAATATTCTCGCCAATGCAATAGACGCCCTAGAAGAGTCTCTAACTGCCAAACCTCAGATTCGGATTCAAACAGCCCTGGTTGATGGATACGCCGTCATTCGCATTGCTGATAACGGGATTGGTATGTCGGCTGAGGTACAGCAGAAGGCGTTTAACGAGTTGTTCACAACGAAAGCTTTTGGAAGAGGTACAGGCTTGGGATTATCCATTGGTCGTCAAATTGTGGAGGAAAAACACAAGGGACGAATCAGTTTTACATCTGAAGTGGGGCAAGGCACAGAATTTGCGATCGCTTTGCCGATCGATTAA
- a CDS encoding hybrid sensor histidine kinase/response regulator, whose amino-acid sequence MNDRATGFILIVDDNSTNLSILSQALKQIGLKVRMAMDGTTAINIAQQQTPELILLDVMMPGIDGFETCTLLKANPSTQSIPVIFMTALADSESKVKGLSLGAVDYITKPFEEQEVIARVNIHLQLRHLTKALEDRSQQLDEKNLHIEQAMQELKRTQAQLILAEKMSGLGQIVAGIAHEINNPITFIYGNIAHANEYVQDLLNLIKIYQHEYPHLTEKLLKTTEDMDLDFLTTDIQKLFVSMQEGAKRIRQIVLSLRTFSRLDESEMKAIDIHEGIESSLLILQHRLKVKKGISDINVIKEYGKLPTITCYASQLNQVFFNILNNAIDSLEEAHNRDTSLAVCIRISTEQTCSKFVKIKIADNGVGMTQEVLPDIFNPFFTTKPVGSGTGLGLAISYQIVVEKHLGQLSCISAPFEGAEFIIEIPIKPLKSDELNSPEC is encoded by the coding sequence ATGAATGACCGAGCGACTGGATTCATTTTGATCGTAGATGATAACTCAACTAACCTATCCATATTGTCTCAAGCTCTCAAACAAATTGGTTTGAAAGTTCGCATGGCAATGGATGGAACAACTGCCATCAACATTGCCCAGCAACAAACTCCAGAATTAATTTTACTGGATGTGATGATGCCCGGTATAGATGGCTTTGAAACTTGTACTCTCTTAAAAGCAAATCCATCAACTCAATCCATTCCAGTCATTTTTATGACGGCGCTGGCAGATTCTGAGAGTAAGGTGAAAGGACTCTCCTTGGGTGCAGTGGACTACATCACCAAACCATTTGAAGAACAGGAAGTTATTGCCAGAGTTAATATTCATTTGCAACTGCGGCACCTCACTAAAGCTTTAGAAGACAGGTCGCAGCAATTAGACGAAAAAAATCTACATATCGAACAAGCAATGCAGGAATTGAAACGCACTCAAGCTCAACTGATTTTGGCAGAAAAAATGTCTGGTTTAGGCCAGATAGTAGCAGGAATTGCTCATGAAATTAACAATCCTATCACTTTTATATACGGTAACATTGCTCATGCCAATGAGTATGTACAAGATTTGCTTAATCTAATTAAGATTTATCAACACGAATATCCTCACCTTACGGAAAAACTCCTGAAAACGACAGAAGACATGGATTTAGACTTTCTTACTACAGATATACAAAAACTATTTGTCTCCATGCAGGAAGGAGCTAAACGCATCCGCCAAATTGTCCTAAGTTTGCGAACTTTCTCACGCCTTGATGAATCCGAAATGAAGGCTATAGACATTCATGAAGGTATTGAAAGCAGCCTGCTAATTTTGCAGCATCGTCTCAAAGTAAAAAAAGGAATTAGCGATATTAACGTGATTAAAGAGTATGGTAAATTGCCCACAATCACTTGTTATGCTTCTCAGTTAAACCAAGTTTTTTTTAATATTTTAAATAATGCGATCGATTCCTTAGAAGAAGCTCATAATCGTGACACTTCTTTGGCAGTTTGTATACGCATTAGTACAGAGCAAACTTGCTCTAAATTTGTGAAAATAAAAATCGCAGATAATGGTGTCGGCATGACCCAAGAGGTGCTACCAGACATATTTAACCCCTTCTTTACAACGAAACCAGTGGGTAGCGGTACGGGCCTGGGTTTAGCTATTAGCTACCAAATTGTAGTAGAAAAACATCTCGGCCAACTCAGTTGCATTTCGGCACCTTTTGAGGGTGCGGAATTTATCATTGAAATTCCTATCAAACCGCTTAAATCTGATGAGTTGAATAGTCCTGAGTGCTGA
- a CDS encoding YkvA family protein has protein sequence MNFSIQSLYNWYRNTIRNPKYRWWLILGSLAYLFSPIDIAPDFIPVVGLIDDAAIMALLVSEVSQMLIENVKLRQSQNATKNSSADSAYSASPVEDKVVDVQAVSVK, from the coding sequence ATGAACTTCTCAATCCAATCACTTTACAACTGGTATCGCAACACCATTCGCAATCCTAAGTATCGCTGGTGGTTGATTTTAGGATCTTTGGCTTATCTTTTCAGCCCGATCGATATTGCACCTGACTTTATCCCCGTTGTGGGGCTAATTGACGATGCGGCAATTATGGCATTGCTGGTTTCAGAAGTATCTCAGATGTTGATCGAGAACGTCAAATTGCGTCAAAGTCAGAACGCTACTAAAAACTCTTCTGCTGATAGCGCATATAGCGCATCGCCTGTAGAAGATAAAGTTGTTGACGTGCAAGCGGTTTCCGTCAAATAG